From Xenopus tropicalis strain Nigerian chromosome 3, UCB_Xtro_10.0, whole genome shotgun sequence, the proteins below share one genomic window:
- the dhps gene encoding deoxyhypusine synthase isoform X1 produces the protein MEVWKQEVSNNIMAEGLPNDAKGAVLMPSDSLPEGSVQVRGYDFNRGVNYEALLQSYLTTGFQATHFGQAAKEINNMIEAKLASPGGCTIFLGYTSNLISSGVRETIRYLVEHSMVDIVVTTAGGIEEDLIKCLAPTYLGDFSLKGADLRPRGINRIGNLLVPNNNYCLFEDWVTPILDQMVLEQDTEGTKWTPSKMIARLGKEINHPDSVYYWAYKNNIPVFSPALTDGSLGDMMYFHSYKNPGLKLDIVEDIQKLNSNVIFAKKTGMIILGGGLIKHHICNANLMRNGADYAVYVNTAQEFDGSDAGARPDEAVSWGKIRMEAKPVKIYAEATLVFPLLVAQTFAQKQADFPAKKQEQD, from the exons ATGGAAGTTTGGAAGCAAGAG GTTTCCAACAACATAATGGCAGAGGGCCTTCCCAATGATGCCAAGGGGGCAGTGTTGATGCCCAGCGACTCCCTACCAGAGGGCTCCGTTCAGGTCAGAGGATATGACTTTAACCGTGGAGTCAACTATGAAGCTTTGCTGCAGAGCTACCTGACTACAGGCTTCCAGGCCACACACTTTGGGCAAGCGGCCAAAGAGATCAACAACATG ATAGAGGCGAAGCTGGCATCTCCCGGAGGCTGCACCATTTTTCTTGGATACACATCCAACCTGATCAGCTCCGGAGTACGAGAAACTATACGGTACCTGGTGGAGCACAGCATG GTGGATATTGTAGTCACAACGGCCGGGGGAATTGAAGAGGACTTGATTAAATGCCTGGCACCAACGTACCTGGGAGACTTTAGCCTGAAGGGGGCAGACCTGAGGCCTCGGGGAATAAACCG GATCGGTAATCTCTTGGTTCCAAACAATAATTACTGTTTATTTGAGGACTGGGTCACCCCGATCCTGGATCAGATGGTGTTGGAGCAAGATACCGAG GGCACGAAGTGGACTCCCTCTAAGATGATTGCTCGTCTAGGAAAGGAGATCAACCACCCAGACTCTGTGTATTACTGGGCCTATAAG AACAACATCCCAGTGTTTAGCCCTGCGCTGACAGATGGATCTCTTGGAGATATGATGTATTTTCACTCATACAAAAATCCTGGCCTCAAACTGGACATTGTTGAGG ATATACAGAAGTTGAACTCCAATGTAATCTTTGCAAAGAAGACAGGAATGATTATCTTGGGTGGGGGACTTATCAAACACCACATCTGCAATGCTAACCTCATG agGAACGGAGCAGATTATGCAGTTTATGTGAACACAGCTCAGGAGTTTGATGGGTCGGACGCTGGTGCGAGGCCGGATGAAGCCGTGTCATGGGGCAAAATCCGTATGGAGGCAAAACCAGTCAAG ATCTACGCCGAAGCCACCCTGGTCTTCCCTTTGCTCGTGGCTCAGACTTTCGCACAGAAACAGGCAGATTTCCCTGCCAAAAAGCAAGAACAGGATTAA
- the dhps gene encoding deoxyhypusine synthase isoform X2, translating into MEVSNNIMAEGLPNDAKGAVLMPSDSLPEGSVQVRGYDFNRGVNYEALLQSYLTTGFQATHFGQAAKEINNMIEAKLASPGGCTIFLGYTSNLISSGVRETIRYLVEHSMVDIVVTTAGGIEEDLIKCLAPTYLGDFSLKGADLRPRGINRIGNLLVPNNNYCLFEDWVTPILDQMVLEQDTEGTKWTPSKMIARLGKEINHPDSVYYWAYKNNIPVFSPALTDGSLGDMMYFHSYKNPGLKLDIVEDIQKLNSNVIFAKKTGMIILGGGLIKHHICNANLMRNGADYAVYVNTAQEFDGSDAGARPDEAVSWGKIRMEAKPVKIYAEATLVFPLLVAQTFAQKQADFPAKKQEQD; encoded by the exons ATGGAG GTTTCCAACAACATAATGGCAGAGGGCCTTCCCAATGATGCCAAGGGGGCAGTGTTGATGCCCAGCGACTCCCTACCAGAGGGCTCCGTTCAGGTCAGAGGATATGACTTTAACCGTGGAGTCAACTATGAAGCTTTGCTGCAGAGCTACCTGACTACAGGCTTCCAGGCCACACACTTTGGGCAAGCGGCCAAAGAGATCAACAACATG ATAGAGGCGAAGCTGGCATCTCCCGGAGGCTGCACCATTTTTCTTGGATACACATCCAACCTGATCAGCTCCGGAGTACGAGAAACTATACGGTACCTGGTGGAGCACAGCATG GTGGATATTGTAGTCACAACGGCCGGGGGAATTGAAGAGGACTTGATTAAATGCCTGGCACCAACGTACCTGGGAGACTTTAGCCTGAAGGGGGCAGACCTGAGGCCTCGGGGAATAAACCG GATCGGTAATCTCTTGGTTCCAAACAATAATTACTGTTTATTTGAGGACTGGGTCACCCCGATCCTGGATCAGATGGTGTTGGAGCAAGATACCGAG GGCACGAAGTGGACTCCCTCTAAGATGATTGCTCGTCTAGGAAAGGAGATCAACCACCCAGACTCTGTGTATTACTGGGCCTATAAG AACAACATCCCAGTGTTTAGCCCTGCGCTGACAGATGGATCTCTTGGAGATATGATGTATTTTCACTCATACAAAAATCCTGGCCTCAAACTGGACATTGTTGAGG ATATACAGAAGTTGAACTCCAATGTAATCTTTGCAAAGAAGACAGGAATGATTATCTTGGGTGGGGGACTTATCAAACACCACATCTGCAATGCTAACCTCATG agGAACGGAGCAGATTATGCAGTTTATGTGAACACAGCTCAGGAGTTTGATGGGTCGGACGCTGGTGCGAGGCCGGATGAAGCCGTGTCATGGGGCAAAATCCGTATGGAGGCAAAACCAGTCAAG ATCTACGCCGAAGCCACCCTGGTCTTCCCTTTGCTCGTGGCTCAGACTTTCGCACAGAAACAGGCAGATTTCCCTGCCAAAAAGCAAGAACAGGATTAA
- the dhps gene encoding deoxyhypusine synthase: MAEGLPNDAKGAVLMPSDSLPEGSVQVRGYDFNRGVNYEALLQSYLTTGFQATHFGQAAKEINNMIEAKLASPGGCTIFLGYTSNLISSGVRETIRYLVEHSMVDIVVTTAGGIEEDLIKCLAPTYLGDFSLKGADLRPRGINRIGNLLVPNNNYCLFEDWVTPILDQMVLEQDTEGTKWTPSKMIARLGKEINHPDSVYYWAYKNNIPVFSPALTDGSLGDMMYFHSYKNPGLKLDIVEDIQKLNSNVIFAKKTGMIILGGGLIKHHICNANLMRNGADYAVYVNTAQEFDGSDAGARPDEAVSWGKIRMEAKPVKIYAEATLVFPLLVAQTFAQKQADFPAKKQEQD, from the exons ATGGCAGAGGGCCTTCCCAATGATGCCAAGGGGGCAGTGTTGATGCCCAGCGACTCCCTACCAGAGGGCTCCGTTCAGGTCAGAGGATATGACTTTAACCGTGGAGTCAACTATGAAGCTTTGCTGCAGAGCTACCTGACTACAGGCTTCCAGGCCACACACTTTGGGCAAGCGGCCAAAGAGATCAACAACATG ATAGAGGCGAAGCTGGCATCTCCCGGAGGCTGCACCATTTTTCTTGGATACACATCCAACCTGATCAGCTCCGGAGTACGAGAAACTATACGGTACCTGGTGGAGCACAGCATG GTGGATATTGTAGTCACAACGGCCGGGGGAATTGAAGAGGACTTGATTAAATGCCTGGCACCAACGTACCTGGGAGACTTTAGCCTGAAGGGGGCAGACCTGAGGCCTCGGGGAATAAACCG GATCGGTAATCTCTTGGTTCCAAACAATAATTACTGTTTATTTGAGGACTGGGTCACCCCGATCCTGGATCAGATGGTGTTGGAGCAAGATACCGAG GGCACGAAGTGGACTCCCTCTAAGATGATTGCTCGTCTAGGAAAGGAGATCAACCACCCAGACTCTGTGTATTACTGGGCCTATAAG AACAACATCCCAGTGTTTAGCCCTGCGCTGACAGATGGATCTCTTGGAGATATGATGTATTTTCACTCATACAAAAATCCTGGCCTCAAACTGGACATTGTTGAGG ATATACAGAAGTTGAACTCCAATGTAATCTTTGCAAAGAAGACAGGAATGATTATCTTGGGTGGGGGACTTATCAAACACCACATCTGCAATGCTAACCTCATG agGAACGGAGCAGATTATGCAGTTTATGTGAACACAGCTCAGGAGTTTGATGGGTCGGACGCTGGTGCGAGGCCGGATGAAGCCGTGTCATGGGGCAAAATCCGTATGGAGGCAAAACCAGTCAAG ATCTACGCCGAAGCCACCCTGGTCTTCCCTTTGCTCGTGGCTCAGACTTTCGCACAGAAACAGGCAGATTTCCCTGCCAAAAAGCAAGAACAGGATTAA